From the genome of Panulirus ornatus isolate Po-2019 chromosome 19, ASM3632096v1, whole genome shotgun sequence, one region includes:
- the LOC139755330 gene encoding lysM and putative peptidoglycan-binding domain-containing protein 3, whose translation MSSPFRKGRGGGSSSHRNYKYRRLSSVEKGSDNCYISYDEDEEELFTSQGTELKRIGGRSNSNDSKSPSTGTSAKFMSDYEHLVDRPIQSGETLTGIALKYRIPVSELKRVNKIIQEREFFALKSLKIPVRANSVFDEMLQEEQKQDSCENNTVANTRAAVLGTRSVSSCSECESDSEMHVGYISIDRILRDTRTKEEAKRFLDAMQKDLANIREKTHSYKDSLDEVAAVLTNPRFRPLDQTEDKCAGSDWGITWWKIFLAGTVFLVGVPLLYIYLYLENK comes from the exons GAACTACAAATATAGACGACTCTCTAGTGTTGAAAAGGGATCTGATAACTGCTACATAtcatatgatgaagatgaagaggaatTATTTACATCACAGGGGACTGAGTTGAAAAGAATTGGTGGCAGAAGTAACAGCAATGATAGCAAAAGTCCTTCAACAGGCACTTCAGCTAAGTTTATGTCTGACTATGAGCATCTTGTTGACCGGCCAATACAAAGTGGTGAAACGTTAACTGGAATTGCTCTTAAGTACAGGATCCCG GTGTCAGAATTAAAGAGAGTCAACAAGAttatacaagaaagagaatttTTCGCCCTGAAGTCTCTGAAAATTCCAGTGAGAGCTAACTCAGTCTTTGATGAGATGTTACAAGAGGAACAAAAACAAGATTCTTGTGAAAATAATACTGTAGCAAATACTAGGGCAGCAGTATTAGGAACAAGAAGTGTAAGCAGTTgcagtgagtgtgagagtgattcTGAAATGCACGTGGGTTACATTAGTATTGATCGTATTTTGAGGGATACTCGCACAAAGGAGGAAgcaaagagatttttggatgcaATGCAGAAAGACCTGGCTAACATCCGTGAGAAAACACACTCATATAAAGATTCTTTAGATGAAGTTGCTGCAGTTCTAACAAACCCCCGTTTCCGTCCACTAGATCAAACAGAGGACAAGTGTGCTGGTTCGGATTGGGGCATTACTTGGTGGAAAATTTTCCTTGCAGGGACAGTGTTTCTTGTTGGAGTTCCTCtgttatacatatatttgtatctTGAGAACAAATAA
- the LOC139755331 gene encoding translation machinery-associated protein 16-like → MGKPTLADLKNSQKKIHPRSRKAKQLSKRYNRELKLKKRRGENNIKLQFLGDKLIWFKENMTQGKEQLTHKDILELIQKYIDRNLEELEQINIKHRIGGRASRQHASREDHIRITYEREMNQFTSCGFETVDFLNMKSMNVFKSWSGELRYIPNFKLRKFTKQFLESGVMGPKESTLPQDAESDEEMDNGDIDSHTSNESEGEFPEEIV, encoded by the exons ATG GGTAAACCAACGCTTGCTGATCTGAAGAATagccaaaaaaaaatacatcccagAAGCAGAAAAGCAAAGCAGTTGTCTAAAAGATATAACAG AGAGTTAAAGCTGAAAAAACGAAGAGGAGAGAACAATATAAAGCTTCAGTTTCTTGGGGATAAACTGATCTGGTTCAAAGAAAACATGACCCAAGGAAAGGAGCAGTTGACACATAAGGATATTCTTGAATTAATTCAAAA ataTATTGATCGCAATCTTGAGGAGCTTGAACAGATAAACATCAAGCATAGAATAGGTGGTCGAGCATCACGGCAACATGCTAGCCGAGAGGATCACATCAGAATCACATATGAAAGGGAAATGAACCAGTTTACAAGCTGTGGCTTTG AAACTGTGGACTTCCTAAATATGAAATCTATGAATGTGTTCAAGTCCTGGTCAGGAGAGCTGCGTTATATACCAAACTTCAAGTTAAGAAAATTCACCAAGCAGTTTTTAGAATCAGGAGTAATGGGACCTAAAGAATCCACTTTACCTCAGGATGCAGAATCTGATGAAGAAATGGATAATGGCGATATTGATAGTCATACAAGTAATGAATCTGAAGGGGAATTTCCTGAAGAAATAGTTTAG